From Desulfonatronum thioautotrophicum:
TGAGCGAGGGGTATCATGTTGTGGCATTTGGAGCACGTTTTCTGGACCATCCCGTCCATCACCTTTCCCTTCCCCAACTCAACCGACTCGTCGCCCCAAGACGGGATGATATTTTCTTGTTTGTCGCTCATGCTTTTCGTTATCAATCCTTCTTCACACAGGAACTGCAAGGAATTCTGAAGCATTGTGATGGTATGGAGATGCGATCCATCAATATCCTGCGCGGTCAAGCCCTCATTTTTGGTCCAAAGATTCTTTCGGAAAATCATACCCTTTACGAAAGTACTATACAGGCCCACGGCCTTGTTCCCCTCTTCAATTCCGATGGCCATGATGAAGAAAGCATCGGCTTGATTTCCAACGAATTGCAAGGAGTAGATCCTCCCGCCAATGAGGTGGTCCTGGCCCATCTTTTT
This genomic window contains:
- a CDS encoding PHP domain-containing protein translates to MRIDCHFHTTLYSCCSFVSPEIACEIAIARGLDALIFTEHGVYWEKERLATLQARYPKVRLYSGIEIALSEGYHVVAFGARFLDHPVHHLSLPQLNRLVAPRRDDIFLFVAHAFRYQSFFTQELQGILKHCDGMEMRSINILRGQALIFGPKILSENHTLYESTIQAHGLVPLFNSDGHDEESIGLISNELQGVDPPANEVVLAHLFKEQTPIEFQDHEHLSRHILLSS